One genomic window of Actinoplanes lobatus includes the following:
- the lepB gene encoding signal peptidase I → MVFALALTAAVLLAAVLAARRFLVVTVEGISMTPTLRPGDRLLARRISGAAVERGAIVVMRPDGHPGYYLKRVAAVAGDPVPEGIPADAATVPPRTVVLRGDNAHHSLDSRVWGCVPVERIVAVTVRPIDR, encoded by the coding sequence ATGGTGTTCGCCCTGGCCCTGACCGCCGCCGTGCTGCTGGCCGCCGTCCTGGCGGCGCGCCGGTTCCTGGTGGTGACCGTGGAGGGCATCAGCATGACGCCGACGCTGCGACCCGGCGACCGGCTGCTGGCCCGCCGGATCAGCGGCGCCGCCGTCGAACGTGGCGCCATCGTGGTGATGCGGCCGGACGGCCACCCCGGCTACTACCTGAAACGGGTGGCCGCGGTGGCCGGCGACCCGGTGCCCGAGGGCATTCCGGCGGACGCGGCCACGGTGCCGCCGCGAACCGTGGTGCTGCGCGGCGACAACGCCCACCACAGCCTCGACTCACGGGTCTGGGGCTGCGTGCCGGTCGAGCGGATCGTCGCCGTCACGGTGCGCCCGATCGATCGCTGA
- a CDS encoding glycosyltransferase family 2 protein — translation MPAEPDVSVVIPTCDRPLLATRAVHGALGQTHGDLEVIAVVDGPDQATVDALAEIGDPRLRVVVVPERRRAPNARNVGAAEARGRWTALLDDDDEWLPDKIEVQLALAAGSAARYPVVASRLINRTPRADSVMPRRLPAAGEPLSEYFCVRRGLFYGDGFIQTSTIMAPTELLRRVPFTVGLRRQQELDWALRAVREDGVELLYAEQPLVLWHQDEDRDRISLHNPYEQQLAWLRANRHLFTPRAYAAFTLSVISSMAAPSREGRHFRELLAEAREHGDPRALDYLTHLQIWALPPALRHRLRDLIVGRRDPAPAPATTAEPVDVG, via the coding sequence ATGCCTGCTGAACCGGACGTCAGCGTCGTCATCCCGACCTGTGACCGGCCGCTGCTCGCCACCCGGGCGGTCCACGGCGCCCTCGGCCAGACCCACGGCGACCTCGAGGTCATCGCGGTGGTCGACGGCCCCGACCAGGCCACCGTCGACGCCCTCGCCGAGATCGGCGACCCCCGGCTGCGGGTGGTCGTCGTCCCGGAGCGCCGCCGCGCCCCGAACGCCCGCAACGTCGGCGCCGCCGAGGCCCGCGGCCGCTGGACCGCGCTGCTCGACGACGACGACGAATGGCTGCCCGACAAGATCGAGGTGCAGCTCGCGCTGGCCGCCGGTTCGGCCGCCCGCTACCCGGTGGTCGCCAGCCGGCTGATCAACCGCACCCCGCGCGCCGACTCGGTCATGCCCCGCCGCCTGCCCGCCGCCGGGGAGCCGCTCAGCGAGTACTTCTGCGTCCGGCGCGGCCTGTTCTACGGCGACGGCTTCATCCAGACGTCGACGATCATGGCGCCCACCGAGCTGCTGCGCCGGGTGCCGTTCACCGTCGGGCTGCGCCGCCAGCAGGAACTCGACTGGGCGCTGCGGGCGGTCCGCGAGGACGGTGTGGAACTGCTCTACGCCGAACAGCCGCTCGTGCTCTGGCACCAGGACGAGGACCGCGACCGGATCAGCCTGCACAACCCGTACGAGCAGCAGCTCGCCTGGCTGCGCGCCAACCGGCACCTGTTCACGCCCCGGGCGTACGCCGCCTTCACGCTCAGCGTGATCAGCTCGATGGCCGCGCCGTCGCGCGAAGGCCGGCACTTCCGTGAACTGCTCGCCGAAGCCCGCGAACACGGCGACCCGCGCGCCCTCGACTACCTCACCCACCTCCAGATCTGGGCCCTGCCGCCGGCCCTGCGCCACCGGCTGCGCGACCTGATCGTCGGCCGCCGTGACCCGGCCCCCGCCCCGGCCACCACCGCCGAGCCGGTCGATGTCGGCTGA
- a CDS encoding glycosyltransferase: protein MSADGRRVAIWRSAMLPGSETFIRAQGDALTRWQPTYIGAVRAGSALSRPDDVITFPDGGGDFLRLRLTGASPRLRAVLAEARPDLVHAHFGGDGWLVSHSARQLGTPLVVTVHGHDVTRQPQAPGLHGLRYRRNLRTVFDRAALVIAVSDVIRTRAEQCGADPARIRVHHTGVPVPPTPPIVPKRWDVVLVGRFVAKKGVDDLLTALSTLTAPRPRALLIGDGPLLPEMRALAERLGVDATFVGTRPPASVQQHLAESRMLAAPSKTAPDGDTEGLPTTILEAGALGLPVVATRHSGIPEAVIDGETGLLVPEADPRSLAAALARLLGDAGLRRGLGARARSHVATNFDLNVQTARLEDLYDQAVHTSPSLPGRP from the coding sequence ATGTCGGCTGACGGCCGCCGGGTCGCGATCTGGCGCAGCGCCATGCTCCCCGGCTCGGAGACGTTCATCCGGGCCCAGGGCGACGCGCTCACCCGCTGGCAGCCCACCTACATCGGCGCCGTCCGCGCCGGGTCCGCGCTGTCCCGCCCGGACGACGTGATCACCTTCCCGGACGGCGGCGGCGACTTCCTGCGGCTGCGGCTCACCGGCGCCTCACCCCGGCTGCGCGCCGTCCTCGCCGAGGCCCGCCCCGACCTGGTGCACGCCCACTTCGGCGGCGACGGCTGGCTGGTCAGCCACAGCGCCCGCCAGCTCGGCACACCGCTGGTCGTCACGGTGCACGGCCACGACGTCACCAGGCAGCCGCAGGCCCCCGGACTGCACGGGCTGCGCTACCGGCGCAACCTGCGAACCGTCTTCGACCGCGCCGCCCTCGTCATCGCCGTCTCCGACGTGATCCGCACCCGCGCCGAACAGTGCGGCGCCGACCCGGCCCGGATCCGCGTCCACCACACCGGCGTACCGGTTCCGCCCACCCCGCCGATCGTCCCGAAACGCTGGGACGTCGTCCTCGTCGGCCGGTTCGTCGCCAAGAAAGGCGTGGACGACCTGCTCACCGCCCTGTCCACGCTCACCGCGCCACGCCCGCGCGCCCTGCTCATCGGCGACGGCCCGCTGCTGCCCGAGATGCGCGCCCTCGCCGAACGCCTCGGCGTCGACGCCACCTTCGTCGGCACCCGGCCACCCGCATCGGTCCAGCAGCACCTCGCCGAGTCCCGGATGCTGGCCGCGCCCTCCAAGACCGCGCCCGACGGCGACACCGAAGGCCTGCCCACCACCATCCTGGAAGCCGGCGCGCTCGGCCTGCCGGTGGTGGCGACCCGGCACAGCGGCATCCCCGAGGCCGTCATCGACGGCGAGACCGGCCTGCTGGTCCCGGAAGCCGACCCCCGATCGCTCGCCGCCGCCCTGGCCCGCCTGCTCGGCGACGCCGGCCTGCGCCGCGGCCTCGGCGCCCGGGCCCGCTCCCACGTGGCCACGAACTTCGACCTCAATGTCCAGACGGCCCGCCTGGAAGACCTCTACGACCAGGCCGTCCACACGTCACCCTCGCTGCCGGGTCGTCCTTAG
- a CDS encoding SGNH/GDSL hydrolase family protein: MNRRWTAAAAGGLALLVAVTVSACSGAEGAATEKAVEAGDYVALGDSYAAGVGAGNYGDSECKQSKDGGYPQLWVKARAATPFGAVTDATCGGAVIDDVQFNQLTELDESTGWVTLTVGGNDANWFSVLQQCMFGDGATCQTSVDKAAASFETTMPDRLDTLYQAIRTRAPNAKVYVAGYPHLVADPGRTGVSCDSLTDAHRKALNAGADTLDELIKARVAAHQGFTFVDVREAFKGHEACTKEPWIHSVRDDLSESYHPTADGYQAYLKELVAVTG, from the coding sequence TTGAACCGACGTTGGACCGCGGCCGCCGCCGGTGGGCTGGCGCTACTGGTGGCCGTCACCGTCTCGGCCTGTTCCGGCGCGGAGGGCGCCGCCACCGAGAAGGCCGTGGAGGCCGGTGACTACGTGGCGCTCGGTGACTCGTACGCGGCCGGTGTCGGCGCCGGCAACTACGGCGACAGCGAATGCAAGCAGAGCAAGGACGGCGGCTACCCGCAGCTGTGGGTGAAGGCCCGCGCGGCCACCCCGTTCGGCGCGGTCACCGACGCCACGTGCGGCGGCGCCGTCATCGACGACGTCCAGTTCAACCAGCTCACCGAGCTCGACGAGAGCACCGGCTGGGTGACCCTCACGGTCGGCGGCAACGACGCGAACTGGTTCTCCGTCCTCCAGCAGTGCATGTTCGGTGACGGCGCCACCTGCCAGACGTCGGTGGACAAGGCGGCCGCCTCGTTCGAGACCACCATGCCGGACCGGCTGGACACCCTCTACCAGGCGATCCGCACCCGGGCACCGAACGCGAAGGTGTACGTGGCCGGCTACCCGCACCTGGTCGCCGACCCGGGGAGGACCGGCGTGTCCTGTGACTCGCTGACCGACGCGCACCGTAAGGCGCTGAACGCCGGCGCGGACACCCTCGACGAGCTGATCAAGGCGCGGGTCGCGGCCCACCAGGGCTTCACCTTCGTCGACGTGCGCGAGGCGTTCAAGGGTCACGAGGCGTGCACCAAGGAGCCGTGGATCCACTCGGTCCGCGACGACCTGTCCGAGTCGTACCACCCGACCGCCGACGGCTACCAGGCGTACCTCAAGGAACTGGTCGCCGTCACCGGCTGA
- a CDS encoding SelT/SelW/SelH family protein, which yields MTQPREPRLEIEYCTQCRWLMRAAWTAQELLTTFATELGEVALVPGVGGVFEVRLGSETLWSRKGEGGFPELPHLKRLVRDRIAPERSLGHSEGHKAD from the coding sequence GTGACGCAGCCGCGAGAACCCCGCCTGGAGATCGAGTACTGCACCCAGTGCCGCTGGCTGATGCGCGCCGCATGGACGGCCCAGGAACTGCTGACCACCTTCGCCACGGAGCTGGGTGAGGTCGCCCTGGTGCCGGGTGTCGGCGGCGTCTTCGAGGTCCGGCTGGGCTCCGAGACCCTGTGGTCGCGCAAGGGCGAGGGCGGTTTCCCCGAGTTGCCGCATCTCAAGCGGCTGGTCCGGGACCGGATCGCTCCGGAGCGGAGTCTGGGCCACTCCGAGGGTCACAAGGCCGATTAA
- a CDS encoding calcium:proton antiporter: MKILSRWALYVPILAFVTLVLTWGRDLPPPGVIIVAQLLAGAVLAAVHHAEVVAHRVGEPLGSLILAVAVTIIEVALIVTLMIGGGDKAQSLARDTVFAAVMITCNGILGISLLVGAIRRRIAVFNPEGTGSAFATVAAIAVLGLVLPTFTTSRPGPQFSPAQLGFAAVVSLALYLLFVMVQTRRHRYYFLPITTEGEVIDSEEHVAPPTNRTALASLGLLLVALIAVVGLAKGVSPTIESVVAGNGLPQALVGVVIALLVLLPETIAAVRAAVRDRIQTSLNLALGSAMASIGLTIPAIAVAMIWLEGPLLLGLGGTQLVLLALTFVVGTLTIVPGRANILQGGLHLGMLAVYLFLAASP, translated from the coding sequence GTGAAGATCCTCTCGCGCTGGGCTCTCTACGTCCCGATCCTCGCCTTCGTGACGCTGGTCCTGACCTGGGGCCGTGACCTCCCGCCACCAGGCGTGATCATCGTCGCCCAGTTGCTGGCCGGCGCCGTCCTGGCCGCGGTGCACCATGCCGAGGTGGTCGCGCACCGGGTCGGCGAGCCGCTCGGCTCCCTGATCCTGGCCGTCGCCGTCACCATCATCGAGGTGGCCCTGATCGTCACGCTGATGATCGGCGGCGGCGACAAGGCGCAGTCGCTGGCCCGGGACACCGTCTTCGCCGCCGTGATGATCACCTGTAACGGCATCCTCGGGATCTCGCTGCTGGTCGGCGCGATCCGCCGCCGGATAGCGGTCTTCAACCCGGAGGGCACCGGTTCCGCCTTCGCCACGGTCGCCGCGATCGCCGTGCTCGGCCTGGTCCTGCCGACGTTCACCACGAGCCGGCCGGGACCGCAGTTCTCGCCCGCCCAGCTCGGCTTCGCGGCCGTCGTCTCGCTCGCCCTCTACCTGCTGTTCGTCATGGTGCAGACCCGCCGGCACCGCTACTACTTCCTGCCGATCACCACCGAGGGGGAGGTCATCGACAGCGAGGAGCACGTCGCGCCGCCGACCAACCGGACCGCCCTGGCCAGCCTCGGCCTGCTGCTGGTCGCCCTGATCGCGGTCGTCGGCCTGGCCAAGGGGGTCTCGCCCACGATCGAATCGGTGGTGGCCGGCAACGGCCTGCCACAGGCCCTCGTCGGTGTGGTGATCGCCCTGCTCGTGCTGTTGCCGGAGACCATCGCGGCAGTCCGCGCGGCGGTCCGCGACCGGATACAGACCAGCCTCAACCTGGCGCTCGGCTCGGCGATGGCCAGCATCGGCCTGACCATCCCGGCGATCGCCGTCGCGATGATCTGGCTGGAGGGCCCGCTGCTGCTGGGCCTCGGCGGCACCCAGCTCGTGCTGCTCGCGCTCACCTTCGTGGTCGGCACCCTGACCATCGTGCCCGGGCGGGCCAACATCCTCCAGGGCGGGCTTCACCTGGGCATGCTGGCGGTGTACCTGTTCCTGGCGGCGAGTCCGTGA
- a CDS encoding permease: MTETQERERTADAPAGERRSRGISSVEALAAVLVLLVIFRGRLSGLVSGERLQTWTTVFVSVLVQAVPFLVFGVLLSAVIAVFVPRSFWATALPRHPALAVPAASVAGVVLPGCECGAVPIAGSLIRRGVTPAAALAFLLAAPAINPIVLTATAVAFPGNPEMVVARGLAGLAVAVLMGWLWLRLGKTDWIRLPHRPDLDGSRGRAFWAACRHDVVHAGGFLVLGAAAAATINVIVPEAWLQTLASHPVLSVLALAVLAVLLSICSEADAFVAASLSQFSLTSRLVFLVVGPMVDLKLISMQAGVFGRGFALRFAPATFAVAVPAAVVAGAVLL, from the coding sequence GTGACCGAAACGCAGGAGCGCGAAAGAACAGCCGACGCCCCGGCCGGTGAACGGCGAAGCCGGGGAATCAGTTCGGTGGAAGCGCTCGCCGCGGTTCTGGTCCTGCTGGTGATCTTCCGGGGCCGGCTGTCCGGCCTGGTCTCCGGCGAGCGCCTGCAAACGTGGACCACGGTGTTCGTCTCGGTCCTGGTGCAGGCCGTCCCGTTCCTGGTCTTCGGGGTGCTGCTGTCGGCGGTCATCGCGGTGTTCGTGCCCCGCTCGTTCTGGGCGACGGCGCTGCCCCGGCACCCGGCGCTCGCGGTCCCGGCGGCGAGCGTGGCCGGGGTGGTGCTGCCCGGCTGCGAGTGCGGAGCCGTACCCATCGCGGGGTCCCTGATCCGCCGTGGGGTGACGCCGGCCGCCGCGCTCGCGTTCCTCCTGGCCGCCCCGGCGATCAACCCGATCGTGCTGACCGCGACCGCGGTCGCCTTCCCCGGCAACCCGGAGATGGTGGTGGCCCGCGGCCTGGCCGGCCTGGCCGTCGCGGTGCTGATGGGCTGGCTGTGGCTGCGGCTCGGGAAGACCGACTGGATCCGGCTGCCGCACCGGCCCGACCTGGACGGCTCCAGGGGCCGGGCGTTCTGGGCCGCCTGCCGGCACGACGTGGTGCACGCCGGCGGGTTCCTGGTGCTCGGCGCCGCGGCCGCCGCCACGATCAACGTGATCGTCCCGGAGGCCTGGCTCCAGACGCTGGCCAGTCACCCGGTGCTGTCCGTGCTGGCGCTGGCCGTCCTCGCCGTACTGTTGTCGATCTGCAGCGAGGCGGACGCGTTCGTCGCCGCTTCGCTGTCGCAGTTCTCGCTCACCTCGCGGCTGGTGTTCCTGGTGGTCGGCCCGATGGTGGACCTGAAGCTGATCTCGATGCAGGCCGGGGTGTTCGGGCGCGGGTTCGCGCTGCGGTTCGCGCCGGCCACCTTCGCGGTGGCGGTGCCGGCCGCGGTCGTGGCGGGAGCGGTGCTGCTGTGA
- a CDS encoding TIGR03943 family putative permease subunit yields MNRQAQAVVLFLFGGAILKASFTDLYLRYVKEGLRPFLIASGVALVAAAIMTLRYEFRGPRPSPEDDHGHHHEPRVGWLLVLPVLALLLVAPPALGSYTAVRSGTVQLNAESDFPPLPDADPAPVALIDYASRVIYEDGRSLAGRRVQLTGFVARGEDGSPMLARIVVSCCAADGRPIKVGLTGGPIIDVPSGTWLQITGKHSGKRAKDPVNQADVAFLEVEQWQPVDPPKQQYE; encoded by the coding sequence GTGAACCGGCAGGCGCAGGCGGTCGTCCTCTTCCTCTTCGGCGGCGCGATCCTCAAGGCGTCGTTCACCGACCTCTATCTGCGGTACGTGAAAGAGGGCCTGCGACCGTTCCTGATCGCGTCCGGCGTGGCCCTGGTGGCGGCCGCGATCATGACCCTCCGGTACGAGTTCCGCGGCCCCCGCCCGTCCCCGGAGGACGACCACGGGCACCATCACGAGCCGCGGGTGGGCTGGCTCCTGGTCCTCCCGGTACTCGCCCTGCTCCTGGTCGCCCCACCGGCCCTCGGGTCGTACACCGCGGTCCGGTCCGGCACGGTCCAGCTCAACGCCGAGTCCGACTTCCCGCCACTGCCCGACGCGGACCCGGCCCCGGTCGCGCTGATCGACTACGCCTCCCGGGTGATCTACGAGGACGGCCGCAGCCTGGCCGGCCGCCGCGTCCAACTGACCGGTTTCGTCGCCCGCGGCGAGGACGGCTCACCGATGCTGGCCCGGATCGTGGTGAGCTGCTGCGCCGCCGACGGCCGCCCGATCAAGGTGGGCCTCACCGGCGGCCCGATCATCGACGTCCCCTCCGGCACCTGGCTCCAGATCACCGGGAAACACAGCGGCAAGCGGGCCAAGGACCCCGTCAACCAGGCCGACGTCGCGTTCCTCGAGGTGGAGCAGTGGCAACCGGTCGACCCACCGAAGCAGCAGTACGAGTGA
- a CDS encoding PepSY-associated TM helix domain-containing protein: MAVTPELTEQPVTPPAPPREARRPSAFGALLLRLHFYAGVLVAPFLVVAALTGLLYTATPQIDTILYGDKLTAATTTGPTLPLAEQIAAARASHPDGTIAAVQPAEDDQSTRVVFSQPDLGENQHTVYVDPHTGKVQGQLTTWWGSTPMTTWLDDLHRNLHLGDLGRHYSEIAASWLWVLTLGGIVLWWRRRRSVRKMLAPELSAKKGVRRTRGWHAATGLWLSLGLLILSATGLTWSRYAGASFDTVQTAFDAQRPGLEVPGVSASAGGHHGAGSEAPVAVDPAQADTVLKVARDSGLTGPVELSLPETGGAAWTVAGIDNTWPVQLDRIAVDPATSTVVARSDFADWPLLAQLSKLGVQAHMGILFGPVNQILLAALAIGLLCVILWGYRMWWQRRPTRADRPALVGSAPARGAWLGLPAWAIVAGVPVVFAIGWALPWFGIPLAAFLLADALLSLRERA, encoded by the coding sequence ATGGCCGTGACCCCCGAACTGACCGAACAGCCGGTGACCCCGCCGGCACCTCCCCGCGAGGCCCGCCGGCCGTCCGCGTTCGGCGCGCTGCTGCTGCGCCTGCACTTCTACGCCGGGGTGCTGGTCGCCCCGTTCCTGGTGGTGGCGGCCCTGACCGGCCTGCTCTACACGGCAACCCCACAGATCGACACCATCCTGTACGGCGACAAGCTGACCGCCGCAACGACGACCGGCCCCACCCTCCCGCTGGCCGAGCAGATCGCCGCGGCGCGGGCGAGTCACCCGGACGGCACGATCGCGGCGGTCCAGCCGGCCGAGGATGATCAGAGCACCCGGGTGGTGTTCTCCCAGCCGGATCTCGGCGAGAACCAGCACACCGTCTACGTCGACCCGCACACCGGAAAGGTCCAGGGACAGCTGACCACCTGGTGGGGCTCCACCCCGATGACCACCTGGCTGGACGACCTGCACCGCAACCTGCACCTCGGCGACCTGGGCCGGCACTACTCGGAGATCGCCGCGAGCTGGCTGTGGGTGCTCACCCTCGGCGGCATCGTGCTGTGGTGGCGGCGCCGCCGCAGCGTCCGCAAGATGCTGGCCCCGGAGCTGTCGGCGAAGAAGGGCGTCCGCCGGACCCGGGGCTGGCACGCGGCCACCGGGCTGTGGCTGAGCCTCGGCCTGCTGATCCTCTCGGCGACCGGTCTCACCTGGTCACGCTATGCGGGCGCCTCGTTCGACACGGTGCAGACCGCCTTCGACGCCCAGCGGCCCGGCCTGGAGGTGCCGGGCGTCTCCGCCTCGGCCGGTGGTCACCACGGCGCCGGCAGCGAGGCCCCGGTCGCGGTCGACCCGGCGCAGGCCGACACCGTGCTGAAGGTGGCCCGGGACAGCGGTCTCACCGGCCCGGTCGAGCTGAGCCTGCCGGAGACCGGCGGCGCCGCCTGGACCGTCGCCGGGATCGACAACACCTGGCCGGTTCAGCTGGACCGGATCGCCGTCGACCCGGCCACCTCGACCGTGGTGGCGCGCAGCGACTTCGCCGACTGGCCGCTGCTGGCGCAACTGTCCAAGCTGGGCGTGCAGGCGCACATGGGGATCCTGTTCGGGCCGGTCAACCAGATCCTGCTGGCGGCGCTGGCGATCGGGCTGCTCTGCGTGATCCTGTGGGGTTACCGGATGTGGTGGCAGCGCCGCCCGACCCGGGCCGACCGTCCCGCCCTGGTCGGCTCCGCACCGGCCCGCGGCGCGTGGCTGGGCCTGCCGGCGTGGGCCATCGTGGCCGGCGTGCCGGTGGTCTTCGCGATCGGCTGGGCGCTGCCCTGGTTCGGCATCCCGCTGGCGGCGTTCCTGCTGGCCGACGCGCTGCTGAGCCTGCGCGAGCGCGCCTAG
- a CDS encoding copper resistance CopC family protein translates to MSTVTTRARLRPLLVLAALLLVLVPGTPAWAHNALAEASPAKGATLKKSPAEVKLRFLQKLDPEHTTITVSDAGGAKMATSAPKVNGATGTVTIGEPLADGVYTVAYQVVSTDGHPVKGSYEFTVDDPAPPISAAPSAAAPAPVASTTTTSAVSPPLVAAEESSNTATYGLVAGVAVALAAIAAFLFIRRRKA, encoded by the coding sequence ATGTCGACTGTCACCACCCGGGCTCGCCTGAGGCCGTTGCTCGTCCTCGCCGCACTGCTGCTGGTGCTCGTGCCCGGCACTCCGGCGTGGGCGCACAACGCGCTGGCCGAGGCCAGCCCGGCCAAGGGCGCCACGCTGAAGAAGTCGCCGGCCGAGGTGAAGCTGCGGTTCCTGCAGAAGCTGGACCCGGAGCACACCACGATCACGGTGAGCGACGCCGGCGGGGCGAAGATGGCCACCTCGGCGCCGAAGGTGAACGGCGCCACCGGCACCGTCACCATCGGCGAACCCCTGGCCGACGGGGTCTACACGGTCGCCTACCAGGTGGTCTCCACGGACGGGCACCCGGTGAAGGGGTCGTACGAGTTCACCGTCGACGACCCGGCGCCGCCGATCAGCGCCGCACCCTCCGCGGCGGCACCCGCCCCCGTTGCCAGCACCACCACGACCAGCGCCGTGAGCCCGCCGCTGGTGGCCGCCGAGGAGTCCTCGAACACCGCTACCTATGGTCTTGTCGCCGGCGTCGCGGTCGCTCTTGCCGCGATCGCCGCCTTCCTGTTCATCCGTCGCCGCAAGGCATGA
- a CDS encoding YcnI family protein, producing the protein MKQTALRRAATVTAVAAAFVFGLAGPAAAHVTVNPSTATQGGYAKVSFRVPNESDTASTTKLEVNLPVDSPVGSVSLKPVPGWTAVAEKSKLATPLKVHDHEISEAVTKITWTAASGSEIKPGTFQEFDVSLGPLPETEQMVFKTLQTYSDGTIVRWIDEPATDGTEPESPAPVLKLTAASAAPSAAAPAPAPEAAAPAEDDGNAMAWGIAGLVAGLAGLVIGLLAYRKAAQATTPAP; encoded by the coding sequence ATGAAGCAGACCGCATTGCGGCGCGCCGCCACCGTCACCGCCGTCGCGGCCGCGTTCGTGTTCGGCCTGGCCGGCCCCGCGGCCGCCCACGTGACGGTCAACCCGAGCACCGCGACCCAGGGCGGGTACGCGAAGGTGTCGTTCCGCGTGCCGAACGAGAGCGACACCGCCTCCACCACCAAGCTGGAGGTCAACCTGCCGGTGGACAGCCCGGTCGGTTCGGTGTCGCTCAAGCCGGTGCCGGGCTGGACCGCGGTCGCCGAGAAGTCGAAGCTGGCCACCCCGCTGAAGGTGCACGACCACGAGATCAGCGAGGCCGTCACCAAGATCACCTGGACCGCGGCGTCCGGCTCGGAGATCAAGCCGGGCACCTTCCAGGAGTTCGACGTCTCGCTCGGGCCGCTGCCCGAGACCGAGCAGATGGTCTTCAAGACGCTCCAGACCTACTCCGACGGCACCATCGTCCGCTGGATCGACGAGCCCGCCACCGACGGCACCGAGCCGGAGAGCCCGGCGCCGGTCCTCAAGCTGACCGCCGCCTCAGCCGCACCGTCCGCCGCCGCCCCGGCGCCCGCCCCCGAGGCGGCCGCCCCCGCCGAGGACGACGGCAACGCCATGGCCTGGGGGATCGCCGGCCTGGTCGCGGGTCTCGCCGGCCTGGTGATCGGGCTGCTCGCCTACCGCAAGGCCGCTCAGGCCACGACCCCGGCGCCCTGA
- a CDS encoding MmcQ/YjbR family DNA-binding protein — protein sequence MSDADDVRRLALALPQVEEIDSDGFDFRVAGKGFVWSYPERLPGKPRVIRTDIAVLYVGDEAEKQALVLGEPTMFFTTPGYDGLPLVMVRLERVSPERLSELVTDAWRMRAPEDVEAAYRAG from the coding sequence GTGAGTGACGCGGATGACGTACGGCGGCTGGCTCTCGCTCTCCCGCAGGTCGAGGAGATCGACAGTGACGGCTTCGACTTCCGGGTCGCCGGCAAGGGTTTCGTCTGGTCATATCCGGAACGTCTACCCGGAAAACCGCGGGTGATCCGTACCGACATCGCGGTGCTCTACGTCGGGGACGAGGCCGAGAAGCAGGCGCTGGTGCTCGGCGAGCCGACCATGTTCTTCACCACGCCGGGTTACGACGGCCTGCCGCTCGTCATGGTCCGGCTGGAGCGGGTGTCACCCGAACGGCTGAGCGAACTGGTGACCGACGCCTGGCGGATGCGCGCGCCCGAGGACGTCGAGGCGGCCTACCGGGCGGGCTAG
- a CDS encoding sulfite exporter TauE/SafE family protein, which produces MQKLILLALVGLGAQLVDGSLGMAYGVTSTTLLLAIGTNPAAASATVHLAEIGTTLVSGLSHWRFGNVDWKVVLKIGVPGAVGAFAGAVVLSGISTEVAAPLMAVILLALGLYVFLRFTFQGLPKGQLGKPLRKRFLTPLGLVGGFVDATGGGGWGPVGTPAILASGRLEPRKTIGSIDTSEFLVAVAASIGFIYGIGSENIDYGWAFALLIGGVIAAPIAAWLVRHIPPRVLGAAVGGVIILTNTRSLLRSDWIDAPDNVRYAVYGVIYVVWAAAIVYSVLQYRKHSSEDAQIIAEAEAIAAAGDTPDEKDKAPANV; this is translated from the coding sequence ATGCAGAAGCTCATCCTCCTCGCCCTGGTCGGGCTCGGCGCCCAGCTGGTCGACGGCAGCCTGGGCATGGCCTACGGCGTCACCTCGACCACCCTCCTCCTCGCGATCGGCACCAACCCGGCGGCCGCGTCCGCCACGGTGCACCTCGCCGAGATCGGCACCACGCTGGTCTCCGGCCTCTCGCACTGGCGGTTCGGCAACGTCGACTGGAAAGTCGTCCTCAAGATCGGTGTCCCGGGCGCGGTCGGCGCCTTCGCCGGCGCGGTCGTCCTCTCCGGCATCTCCACCGAGGTCGCGGCGCCACTCATGGCGGTCATCCTGCTGGCACTGGGCCTGTACGTCTTCCTGCGCTTCACCTTCCAGGGCCTGCCCAAGGGCCAGCTCGGCAAGCCGCTGCGCAAGCGGTTCCTCACCCCGCTCGGCCTGGTCGGCGGCTTCGTCGACGCCACCGGCGGCGGTGGCTGGGGCCCGGTCGGCACCCCCGCGATCCTGGCCAGCGGCCGGCTCGAACCGCGCAAGACGATCGGCTCGATCGACACCAGCGAGTTCCTCGTCGCCGTCGCCGCCAGCATCGGCTTCATCTACGGCATCGGCAGCGAGAACATCGACTACGGCTGGGCCTTCGCCCTGCTCATCGGCGGCGTCATCGCCGCACCCATCGCCGCCTGGCTGGTCCGCCACATCCCGCCGCGGGTGCTCGGCGCCGCGGTCGGCGGCGTCATCATCCTCACCAACACCCGCTCCCTGCTGCGCAGCGACTGGATCGACGCCCCCGACAACGTCCGCTACGCCGTGTACGGCGTGATCTACGTGGTCTGGGCGGCGGCGATCGTCTACTCGGTGCTGCAGTACCGCAAGCACTCCTCCGAGGACGCGCAGATCATCGCCGAGGCGGAGGCCATCGCCGCGGCCGGCGACACCCCGGACGAAAAGGACAAGGCGCCCGCCAACGTCTGA